In one Dermochelys coriacea isolate rDerCor1 chromosome 20, rDerCor1.pri.v4, whole genome shotgun sequence genomic region, the following are encoded:
- the MARS1 gene encoding methionine--tRNA ligase, cytoplasmic, which produces CPQTHYAIAGVCAPPSSDVEVPFSRTRAGTVTGVAVNIASLISVMLQPYMPGVSATIQRQLCVPKACNVLMDTFLCLLPPGHQIGTVSPLFQKLESEQIEALRKRFGGGQLEDSTLELKAHAACVASANVTPPGPGGGVVLAGDPQKAKELAEELAKQANHVRQLKANKAEKGQIDAEVAKLLELKKQLALAEGKTPEPPAPMGKKRK; this is translated from the exons TGCCCCCAAACACACTATGCGATTGCTGGAGTCTGcgctccccccagctctgatgTGGAGGTCCCATTTTCCAGGACTCGAGCGGGCACTGTGACAGGCGTGGCCGTCAATATCGCCTCCCTGATCTCAGTCATGCTGCAGCCATACATGCCCGGCGTCAGTGCCACCATTCAGCGCCAGCTCTGTGTGCCGAAGGCCTGCAATGTGCTGATGGACaccttcctctgcctcctgccccccgggCACCAGATCGGCACG GTGAGCCCTCTGTTCCAGAAGCTGGAGAGTGAGCAGATTGAAGCCCTGCGGAAGCGGTTTGGTGGAGGGCAG cTGGAAGACTCCACCTTGGAGCTGAAG GCACATGCTGCCTGCGTGGCCTCGGCCAATGTGACACCCCCTGGGCCTGGGGGAGGCGTGGTGCTGGCAGGGGACCCCCAGAAGGCCAAGGAGCTGGCCGAGGAGCTGGCCAAACAG GCCAACCACGTGCGCCAGCTGAAGGCCAACaaggcagagaaggggcagaTCGATGCTGAGGTTGCCAAGCTGCTGGAGCTGAAGAAGCAGCTGGCGCTGGCTGAGGGGAAGACCCCTGAGCCCCCGGCCCCcatggggaagaagaggaaataG
- the DDIT3 gene encoding DNA damage-inducible transcript 3 protein isoform X1, with product MMAAEPVPASLPSWELEAWYEDLQEVLSSDENGGTSLPPGGVEQKDLATLDATVLLWGLDFPAPLAEPTGDAPGSCEVDASLTAELLELLSGTAKELAELPESDSSQSSPAQTCTEDEEGAGPAHGRKRKRSSQPQGQGKKRRREKEQNERRVTELMAENERLKHEIEQLSVEVEATRAALIERMVNLQKL from the exons ATGATGGCAGCTGAGCCGGTGCctgcctccttgcccagctgggagctggaggcTTGGTATGAAGACCTGCAGGAGGTACTGTCCTCAGATGAGAATGGGGGGacatccctgccccctgggggAGTGGAACAG aAGGACCTTGCCACGCTTGATGCCACGGTGCTGCTATGGGGCTTGGATTTCCCGGCCCCCTTGGCGGAGCCGACAGGCGATGCCCCCGGGAGCTGCGAAGTAGATGCCAGCTTGACGGCcgagctgctggagctgctgagtGGAACGGCCAAGGAGCTGGCAGAGCTCCCTGAATCGGACTCCAGCCAGAGTTCCCCAGCTCAGACCTGCACAGAAGACGAGGAGGGGGCAGGCCCGGCCCATGGCCgaaagaggaagagaagcagccagccccaggggcagggcaagaagcggaggagggagaaggagcagaaCGAGAGGAGGGTAACAGAGCTGATGGCAGAGAACGAGCGGCTCAAGCATGAGATCGAACAGCTGAGCGTGGAGGTGGAGGCCACCAGGGCAGCGCTAATCGAGCGCATGGTGAACCTGCAGAAGTTGTAG
- the DDIT3 gene encoding DNA damage-inducible transcript 3 protein isoform X2, with amino-acid sequence MMAAEPVPASLPSWELEAWYEDLQEVLSSDENGGTSLPPGGVEQDLATLDATVLLWGLDFPAPLAEPTGDAPGSCEVDASLTAELLELLSGTAKELAELPESDSSQSSPAQTCTEDEEGAGPAHGRKRKRSSQPQGQGKKRRREKEQNERRVTELMAENERLKHEIEQLSVEVEATRAALIERMVNLQKL; translated from the exons ATGATGGCAGCTGAGCCGGTGCctgcctccttgcccagctgggagctggaggcTTGGTATGAAGACCTGCAGGAGGTACTGTCCTCAGATGAGAATGGGGGGacatccctgccccctgggggAGTGGAACAG GACCTTGCCACGCTTGATGCCACGGTGCTGCTATGGGGCTTGGATTTCCCGGCCCCCTTGGCGGAGCCGACAGGCGATGCCCCCGGGAGCTGCGAAGTAGATGCCAGCTTGACGGCcgagctgctggagctgctgagtGGAACGGCCAAGGAGCTGGCAGAGCTCCCTGAATCGGACTCCAGCCAGAGTTCCCCAGCTCAGACCTGCACAGAAGACGAGGAGGGGGCAGGCCCGGCCCATGGCCgaaagaggaagagaagcagccagccccaggggcagggcaagaagcggaggagggagaaggagcagaaCGAGAGGAGGGTAACAGAGCTGATGGCAGAGAACGAGCGGCTCAAGCATGAGATCGAACAGCTGAGCGTGGAGGTGGAGGCCACCAGGGCAGCGCTAATCGAGCGCATGGTGAACCTGCAGAAGTTGTAG